A window of candidate division WOR-3 bacterium contains these coding sequences:
- a CDS encoding YfhO family protein: MGKKEKKKEVKPPARHLSSLKLLRFAFLLFLFLAVIYLFEYLSPNRMLAGSDWLMGSFPSWRFMAEFIKKYGNIAFWHPHIFGGVPTVAAFFGDLFSPATLFRLFISPHLVFVYVFVVFIFLAGFGTYLYLKELNLGYLESILGGILYMFAGSLVTTTYAGHAGRLGSAAAFPWILLLLHRGLKEKKVFYFILMGALFAFCFLACHFQLIYYGILASGFYFLIHLIAERKENGAKGTLKLIIFYLIGIFIMGLLIAIQYLPVYSNLPLAARGQEKGFAFATSWALPPLEIFDLLVPNFSGILDSYWGENYFKLHSEYLGVLPILVSGIALLFLFGNRYVKYFVFLGLIALLFSLGAKTPVFRLFYYLPGVSKFRAPSQAFYLVAFSLVTLTGFGLKEVLQIGGDKEKLRRLQKYLIYFLIIISLLFLLTLLFKENILNALKGYIERGSHPGEDKIRNLFNNYPSFQGRFLLNISLLIIYSLLLFLLGKKKRGSLLTFGIIFGILAIFDSWSIGKRFMKSTVPPEEYYAPDEVVNFLSQDKGFYRVYPLHYERSNDGILMYYDIHSVGGYHPNPLQSYQEFIGAEQTVMFQPTNLFHKNFLDLLNVKYIITIPLPEDLSRYDPNTQNLIKTLKDFFSSPDFSLVFQGRRYLIYENKTFLPRAFLVGDYEVLRNKDEVLNRLKGDFNPREKVLLSETVPSFQSEKAFFAPAEILEYNPNQIKISAKSDRPCFLVLLENYHPDWQAKVDGKKVKVYRADHTFRAIPLPEGEHEVIFFYDSKYYRLGSLLSLLGLALVFISLFFWWKGKRF, encoded by the coding sequence ATGGGAAAGAAAGAAAAGAAGAAAGAAGTTAAACCTCCGGCAAGACATCTGTCTTCTCTAAAACTTCTTCGTTTTGCTTTCCTCCTTTTTCTTTTTCTGGCGGTTATCTATCTCTTTGAATATCTCTCACCGAATCGGATGCTGGCGGGAAGTGATTGGCTGATGGGTAGTTTTCCCTCCTGGCGCTTTATGGCGGAGTTTATTAAGAAATATGGGAATATCGCCTTCTGGCATCCTCACATCTTTGGTGGGGTGCCGACCGTGGCTGCCTTCTTTGGTGATTTATTCTCTCCGGCAACCCTTTTCCGGCTCTTCATCTCTCCCCATCTGGTCTTTGTCTATGTCTTTGTCGTCTTTATCTTTTTAGCCGGTTTCGGCACCTATCTCTATCTTAAAGAACTGAACTTGGGTTATTTAGAAAGTATTCTCGGGGGGATTCTTTATATGTTCGCTGGGAGTTTGGTAACTACGACTTATGCCGGTCACGCCGGAAGATTGGGCTCGGCTGCTGCCTTTCCTTGGATACTTCTCCTTTTACATAGGGGCTTAAAGGAGAAGAAGGTCTTCTATTTTATCTTAATGGGCGCTCTCTTTGCCTTCTGTTTCTTAGCCTGCCACTTCCAATTGATTTATTATGGCATTTTAGCCTCTGGTTTCTATTTTTTAATTCACCTAATCGCCGAGCGCAAGGAGAACGGCGCCAAAGGAACATTAAAACTTATCATCTTTTACCTCATTGGTATTTTTATAATGGGTCTTTTGATTGCCATTCAGTATCTACCGGTCTATTCCAATTTGCCTCTTGCGGCTCGGGGACAGGAGAAGGGTTTTGCCTTTGCCACCTCCTGGGCTTTGCCTCCCTTAGAGATTTTTGACCTCTTAGTGCCCAACTTCTCCGGGATTTTGGATTCCTATTGGGGGGAAAATTATTTTAAGTTGCATAGTGAATACCTTGGGGTCTTACCAATTTTAGTTTCCGGAATTGCCCTCCTCTTTCTCTTTGGCAATCGCTATGTGAAATACTTTGTCTTCTTAGGTTTAATTGCCCTCCTCTTTTCATTGGGCGCCAAGACACCAGTTTTTCGCCTCTTTTATTATCTACCGGGAGTGAGTAAATTCCGTGCCCCTTCCCAGGCATTCTATTTGGTCGCCTTCAGTTTAGTTACCTTAACTGGATTTGGCTTAAAGGAAGTTTTACAAATTGGCGGTGATAAAGAGAAGTTGCGCCGTCTGCAAAAATATCTCATCTACTTCTTAATTATTATCTCTCTTCTCTTTCTCTTAACCCTTCTCTTTAAGGAAAATATCCTTAATGCCTTAAAGGGTTATATTGAGAGGGGGAGCCATCCGGGAGAAGATAAAATAAGGAACCTCTTTAATAACTATCCATCTTTTCAGGGAAGGTTTTTATTAAATATCTCCCTCCTTATTATCTATTCCCTTCTTCTCTTTCTTTTGGGAAAGAAGAAAAGAGGCTCCCTTTTAACTTTTGGTATTATCTTTGGGATATTGGCAATCTTTGATTCCTGGTCAATTGGGAAAAGGTTTATGAAATCAACTGTCCCCCCAGAAGAATACTACGCCCCGGATGAGGTGGTCAATTTTTTAAGCCAGGATAAAGGTTTTTATCGGGTCTATCCCTTACATTACGAACGTTCTAATGATGGTATCCTAATGTATTACGATATCCATTCGGTTGGGGGCTACCACCCCAATCCCCTCCAAAGTTATCAGGAATTTATTGGTGCCGAGCAGACCGTAATGTTTCAACCAACCAATCTCTTTCATAAGAACTTCTTAGACTTATTGAATGTGAAATACATAATCACTATTCCCTTGCCGGAAGATTTATCCCGATACGACCCGAATACCCAGAATTTAATTAAGACCTTAAAGGATTTCTTCTCTTCGCCCGATTTTTCCTTAGTCTTTCAAGGAAGAAGGTATTTAATCTATGAGAATAAGACATTTCTCCCCCGGGCATTTTTGGTCGGTGATTATGAGGTTTTAAGGAATAAAGATGAGGTCTTAAACCGCCTGAAGGGAGATTTCAATCCCCGAGAGAAGGTCCTGCTTTCAGAAACGGTTCCCTCTTTCCAATCAGAGAAGGCCTTCTTTGCCCCGGCGGAGATTTTAGAATACAATCCGAACCAAATCAAAATTTCGGCTAAGAGCGACCGACCTTGCTTTTTGGTCCTTTTGGAGAATTACCACCCGGATTGGCAGGCAAAGGTTGACGGAAAAAAAGTTAAGGTCTATCGTGCCGATCACACCTTCCGGGCGATCCCCTTACCCGAAGGGGAGCACGAGGTGATCTTCTTTTACGATTCAAAATATTATCGTCTGGGCTCTTTACTTTCCCTACTGGGTCTTGCCCTCGTTTTCATCTCCCTCTTCTTTTGGTGGAAAGGGAAAAGGTTTTGA
- a CDS encoding lysylphosphatidylglycerol synthase domain-containing protein, translated as MILAFVLIIFYFLIRSIVTNWQKIDFSLIRFSFKVLALSLSFLIASSLFGIFSWLKNLSVLGKKISYPAALRTVAISQMGKYIPGKVWSVGGRIVLAKGYGVPEVLTAAGLLIETIALSLSAFVLFLVALPFFGQSLPQKFFFSFLFIPLSIIFLHPKILKWLINLGGKILKREVSLPELKLRSIIFIYLLYFLSWFIHATGFFFLVRSIYPVPFRSFLGVLGAFSFAWVFSMGIIFLPGGFGVREGVLAFLLKLFLPLPIASLMSLLARLWTTLGELVILLVAILLRGDYGKERKEERS; from the coding sequence TTGATATTAGCTTTTGTTCTAATAATCTTTTACTTTCTCATCCGTTCCATTGTTACCAATTGGCAAAAGATTGACTTTTCCCTCATCCGCTTCTCCTTCAAGGTTTTAGCCCTTTCCCTTTCCTTTTTAATCGCCAGTTCCCTTTTCGGAATTTTCTCCTGGTTAAAGAACCTTTCGGTTTTAGGGAAAAAGATTTCTTATCCCGCAGCTCTGAGGACGGTTGCCATTTCGCAGATGGGCAAGTATATTCCGGGGAAGGTCTGGTCGGTTGGCGGGAGGATTGTCTTGGCAAAGGGCTACGGGGTTCCAGAGGTTTTGACCGCCGCCGGGCTTTTAATTGAGACGATTGCCCTTTCCCTCTCCGCTTTCGTCTTGTTTCTAGTCGCTCTCCCTTTTTTCGGTCAATCTTTACCCCAAAAGTTTTTCTTCTCTTTCCTCTTTATCCCTTTAAGTATTATCTTTCTCCATCCCAAAATCTTAAAATGGTTAATCAATCTTGGGGGAAAAATCTTAAAGAGGGAAGTTTCTCTTCCGGAATTAAAATTAAGAAGTATCATCTTTATCTATCTTCTCTATTTTCTCTCTTGGTTTATCCACGCCACCGGTTTTTTCTTTTTGGTCCGTTCTATCTATCCGGTTCCTTTCCGGAGTTTCTTGGGGGTCTTGGGTGCCTTCTCTTTTGCTTGGGTTTTCAGTATGGGAATCATCTTTCTCCCCGGTGGTTTCGGTGTTCGGGAAGGGGTCTTAGCCTTTCTTTTGAAATTATTTCTGCCATTACCAATCGCCAGTTTGATGTCCCTCTTGGCTCGGTTATGGACAACCTTGGGAGAATTGGTTATACTCTTGGTGGCGATTTTATTAAGGGGTGACTATGGGAAAGAAAGAAAAGAAGAAAGAAGTTAA
- a CDS encoding glycosyltransferase family 4 protein, whose protein sequence is MHICHIFPQFRSLAGGERLVIKICNLLLHKGFKVTLLTLGIKEECERELEKGVSLLVIAPFLDKIKNHYQKVFLEHLFVYRLANFIPKDTDFLYFHKSSSLPALFYFKRFLKGKIPTFYFCYEPPRFLYDLKEETLARLGIWKYFIRPFYPLFRFLDKKFIGDSGTILTFSRFMEGEIERIYAKRAKMIGPLGVDFPERERKERNGDKILLTVNRLQPRKRVDILITALPLVLKEYPKIKVFIVGTGPEEEKLKSLVVSLGLEKVVEFCGYVREENLPDFYSQADIYIHLAKNEPFGLSVLEALSFGLPVVSVKEGGVAELVEEGETGLFCEPEKEDLAKKILFLLREEDKREEMGKKAGLFVREKFRWEDFIERFIKVLKEKKDVV, encoded by the coding sequence ATGCACATCTGCCACATCTTTCCCCAATTTCGGAGTTTAGCGGGTGGAGAGAGGTTGGTGATTAAGATTTGTAACCTTTTATTACATAAAGGATTTAAGGTCACCCTTTTGACCTTAGGGATAAAAGAGGAATGCGAAAGGGAATTAGAGAAGGGAGTTTCTCTTTTGGTCATTGCCCCTTTTTTAGATAAGATAAAGAACCATTACCAGAAGGTATTTTTAGAACATCTCTTCGTGTACCGTTTAGCCAATTTTATTCCCAAGGATACCGACTTCTTATATTTTCATAAATCTTCCAGTCTGCCCGCCCTTTTCTATTTTAAGAGATTTTTGAAAGGAAAAATTCCTACTTTCTATTTCTGCTATGAACCACCCCGCTTCCTTTACGACTTAAAAGAGGAGACACTTGCCCGGTTGGGAATTTGGAAATACTTCATTCGTCCCTTCTATCCCTTATTCCGATTTTTGGATAAAAAATTTATTGGAGACTCTGGTACGATTCTTACTTTTAGTAGATTTATGGAAGGAGAAATAGAAAGGATTTACGCCAAAAGGGCGAAGATGATTGGTCCCTTAGGGGTTGATTTTCCGGAAAGAGAGAGAAAAGAGAGAAATGGGGATAAGATTTTACTCACCGTGAACCGGCTGCAACCAAGGAAGCGGGTTGATATTTTAATTACTGCTCTTCCCTTGGTCTTAAAAGAATACCCCAAAATAAAGGTCTTTATTGTGGGCACCGGGCCGGAGGAAGAGAAACTGAAAAGTTTAGTAGTTAGTTTGGGTTTAGAAAAAGTGGTAGAGTTTTGCGGTTATGTGAGAGAGGAGAATTTGCCTGATTTTTATTCACAAGCGGATATTTATATCCATCTGGCGAAAAATGAGCCTTTCGGTTTGAGCGTCCTGGAGGCACTTTCCTTTGGTTTGCCGGTGGTAAGTGTGAAGGAAGGAGGAGTGGCGGAATTAGTTGAAGAAGGGGAGACCGGCCTCTTCTGCGAGCCGGAGAAAGAGGATTTGGCAAAGAAAATCCTCTTTCTCTTGCGGGAAGAAGATAAAAGAGAGGAGATGGGAAAAAAGGCGGGACTCTTCGTCCGGGAAAAGTTCCGCTGGGAAGATTTCATTGAGCGGTTCATTAAAGTACTTAAAGAGAAAAAGGATGTCGTTTAA
- a CDS encoding kelch repeat-containing protein, with protein sequence MKANLLIKILVLSIFISAFGLEWKSIYPSARRSATMIVDSLNQRIILFGGTSYYLNNRWYNDLWEMPLNNPGRYAWFPLSAAGNLPLPRCDHSAVYDQRHQRMLIFGGWVEEGLTNDVWSLDLTLGQERWERLNPSGTPPVPRYDAYTIYHPRRNSLIIFGGTGDYVWYNDLWELKLDSLVWREINVSGERPTPRGGGGEFFDRTNNRMIIFGGSAYSTWYNEVWALDLTPGNEQWSQLYPTGPLPTPRSDFSYGYDKNRNRFYIFCGWNYNLGRLFNDTYVLDLSSLTWTQLFPAGEIPEERRNIVGVYDYFNDNFFVFGGDMGGSYYLFETYYLQLPSGIGEWKMTSNLSTPYLSVQSPANKSCQIRFLLPNLEGVKIRILDLTGRLIKEIYSGKSLSECLFWDGTDKRNKKVGSGSYFCELETETEILRKRFIFLP encoded by the coding sequence ATGAAGGCTAACTTACTCATTAAAATTTTAGTTCTTTCTATCTTTATTAGCGCTTTTGGTCTGGAGTGGAAAAGTATTTATCCTTCAGCCCGTCGTTCCGCAACGATGATCGTTGATAGCCTCAACCAAAGGATAATTTTATTCGGCGGCACTTCTTATTACCTTAATAACCGATGGTACAATGACCTCTGGGAGATGCCATTAAATAACCCTGGCCGCTACGCCTGGTTTCCTTTGAGTGCCGCTGGTAACCTACCTCTGCCCCGGTGCGATCACTCGGCAGTTTATGACCAAAGACATCAGAGAATGCTTATCTTTGGAGGCTGGGTAGAAGAAGGTTTAACTAATGATGTCTGGTCATTAGACTTGACTCTCGGTCAAGAAAGATGGGAAAGGCTAAACCCTTCTGGCACACCACCGGTCCCCCGCTATGATGCTTATACCATTTATCACCCGAGGAGGAATTCTTTAATCATCTTCGGTGGAACCGGTGATTATGTTTGGTATAATGACTTATGGGAATTAAAGTTAGACAGTCTGGTCTGGCGGGAGATCAACGTTTCCGGAGAAAGACCAACACCACGGGGTGGGGGCGGTGAGTTTTTTGACCGGACTAATAACCGAATGATTATTTTCGGAGGCAGTGCTTATAGCACCTGGTATAATGAGGTCTGGGCATTAGATTTAACCCCAGGGAACGAACAGTGGAGTCAACTTTATCCCACCGGTCCTCTCCCAACTCCTCGGTCTGATTTTTCCTACGGCTATGATAAAAACCGGAATAGATTTTATATCTTTTGCGGCTGGAATTATAACTTGGGCCGGTTATTTAATGATACCTATGTTCTTGACTTATCCAGTCTCACCTGGACCCAACTTTTCCCTGCGGGCGAAATCCCAGAAGAGAGGCGAAACATTGTTGGGGTATATGACTACTTTAATGATAACTTTTTCGTCTTCGGCGGTGATATGGGAGGTTCTTATTACCTCTTTGAAACCTACTACCTCCAACTTCCTTCTGGAATCGGGGAATGGAAAATGACATCAAATTTATCTACTCCCTACCTTTCGGTTCAATCGCCGGCAAATAAATCTTGCCAAATCCGTTTTCTCTTGCCCAACTTAGAAGGAGTGAAGATAAGAATTCTTGATTTGACCGGACGCTTGATTAAGGAAATCTATTCCGGGAAATCTCTAAGCGAATGCTTATTCTGGGATGGGACGGATAAAAGGAATAAAAAGGTTGGTTCTGGTTCCTATTTCTGCGAGTTAGAAACGGAAACCGAGATTTTAAGGAAGAGATTTATCTTTTTGCCTTAG
- a CDS encoding ABC transporter ATP-binding protein yields MNALCLKDIKFGYEDNEEIFSGFSLEISEGDFLAIIGPNGSGKTTLLKLAAGLLKPLSGKIEVFDQNLFSLRPKERGKLIGYMPQESHFLYNFQVKEIVLMGRYPYQKRWEKEKREDISIAEMAMKMTNTYQFREKGIEELSSGERQRVVLARVLAQKPRILLLDEVTSHLDIGQTMEILRILLDLNRREKITFLLAVHDINIALLVAQRILVLHKGKIVICDTPEKAISPELLKEIYGYKPTLGIHPELKIPWVFFNL; encoded by the coding sequence ATGAATGCCCTTTGCCTGAAAGATATCAAATTTGGATATGAAGATAATGAAGAGATATTCTCTGGGTTTTCTCTTGAAATCTCTGAAGGGGACTTTTTGGCAATCATCGGACCGAATGGCAGTGGCAAGACGACTTTATTGAAACTTGCCGCGGGCTTATTAAAACCTCTCTCGGGAAAGATAGAAGTCTTTGACCAGAACCTCTTTTCTTTAAGGCCAAAGGAGAGGGGGAAACTGATTGGCTATATGCCCCAGGAGAGCCATTTTCTTTATAACTTCCAGGTCAAAGAGATTGTCTTAATGGGTAGATATCCTTACCAGAAGCGGTGGGAAAAAGAAAAGAGAGAAGACATCTCAATTGCCGAGATGGCGATGAAAATGACCAATACCTACCAATTTCGGGAGAAAGGGATAGAGGAACTTTCCAGTGGCGAGAGACAGAGGGTGGTTTTGGCTAGGGTTTTGGCGCAGAAGCCAAGGATTTTACTACTAGACGAAGTGACCTCCCATCTTGACATTGGACAAACGATGGAAATTTTAAGGATACTTTTAGATTTGAATAGGAGAGAAAAAATTACCTTTCTCTTGGCAGTCCATGATATCAACATCGCTCTTTTGGTCGCCCAAAGAATTTTGGTTTTGCATAAGGGAAAGATTGTGATTTGTGATACACCGGAGAAAGCAATCTCTCCGGAGTTATTGAAAGAAATTTATGGCTATAAGCCCACACTCGGCATTCATCCGGAATTGAAAATCCCTTGGGTCTTCTTTAACCTATAA
- a CDS encoding iron ABC transporter permease encodes MKYGIFILLIFISFLSLIVGPGGMDKEIIVKIRLPRVLLGIFAGGVLSFVGGFLQGLLQNPLCDPYILGISSGAGFGVALAFLLGKVSYFTLPFFAFLFSLLSLFFVYLIAQISGRIQKLSLLLSGVLVSFLFSSLTILVMVLNRKPLSSIIYLIMGNLSVIFTPLTLKIFAIILGISLFLLFFLFSYARELDILTTGEEPAKSLGVNTEKMMKLTFITSSFLVAFVVSYVGSISFVGLVVPHLARSLFGFHHKRLLPTSFLLGGSLLLISDLFARTIAPVELPLSVVTAIFGVPFFLYLLRKV; translated from the coding sequence ATGAAATACGGCATATTTATTCTCTTAATTTTCATTTCCTTCCTTTCCTTAATTGTTGGTCCGGGAGGGATGGATAAAGAGATAATAGTGAAAATCCGCTTGCCGCGAGTCCTTTTGGGCATTTTTGCCGGTGGGGTGCTCTCTTTTGTGGGCGGTTTCTTACAAGGCTTATTACAGAATCCCCTTTGCGATCCTTATATTTTGGGAATCTCTTCGGGTGCTGGATTCGGTGTTGCCCTGGCATTTCTCTTGGGAAAGGTTTCCTATTTTACCCTTCCTTTTTTCGCCTTTCTCTTTTCTCTGCTCTCTCTTTTCTTCGTCTATCTTATCGCCCAAATCTCCGGTCGGATTCAGAAATTATCCCTCCTTCTATCTGGGGTTTTAGTAAGTTTTCTCTTCTCCTCCCTCACCATTTTGGTGATGGTTCTTAATAGGAAACCCCTCTCTTCTATAATTTATTTAATTATGGGCAACCTTTCGGTCATCTTTACCCCTCTCACCTTAAAGATATTCGCCATCATCTTAGGAATTAGCCTCTTTCTCCTCTTTTTCCTCTTCTCCTATGCCCGCGAGTTAGATATCCTCACCACGGGTGAGGAACCGGCAAAGAGTCTGGGGGTTAACACGGAAAAGATGATGAAACTGACCTTTATCACCTCTTCCTTTTTGGTCGCTTTTGTTGTCTCTTATGTGGGCAGTATCAGTTTTGTCGGTTTGGTTGTCCCCCATCTCGCCCGCTCTTTATTCGGATTTCATCATAAGCGTCTCCTTCCTACTTCCTTCCTTTTGGGTGGTTCTCTTCTTTTAATTTCTGACCTTTTTGCCCGGACCATTGCCCCAGTGGAATTACCACTTTCGGTCGTCACCGCTATTTTTGGGGTCCCGTTTTTCTTATATCTCCTGCGAAAGGTATGA
- a CDS encoding helical backbone metal receptor, whose translation MRGIRVIKIFCLLSFLCSCARAPKKRETLRVISLVPSITEIIYALGKESYLVGNTVYCDYPEAAKKVYKVGDFANPSLEKIYALKPDLVFLTLPTQKIIQDKLTGLGIKTFASCPKDLLSFLKEIKEIGKFLGAEKEADSLSQYLKSGIERIHFPPLKIYVEISPQPLITIGKDSFLSDLLTHCGLENIFSDLIEEYPMVKIEDVIKRDPDVILILHPLAEKEDMAKRIGFDKIKAVKEGKIISSFNPDLLLRPGPRIVIGLDSLKKILAANP comes from the coding sequence ATGAGAGGGATTAGGGTAATTAAAATATTTTGCCTTTTATCTTTTCTCTGCTCTTGTGCCCGGGCACCGAAGAAAAGAGAAACTTTGCGGGTCATCTCTTTAGTGCCGAGTATCACCGAGATTATTTATGCCTTGGGGAAAGAATCTTACTTGGTGGGTAACACGGTCTATTGCGACTATCCCGAAGCGGCAAAGAAGGTTTATAAGGTTGGGGATTTTGCTAACCCTTCCTTAGAAAAGATTTATGCCCTAAAACCGGACTTGGTCTTCTTAACCTTACCAACCCAAAAGATTATTCAAGATAAATTGACAGGGTTGGGGATTAAGACCTTTGCCTCTTGCCCGAAGGATTTACTTTCCTTCCTAAAAGAGATAAAAGAGATCGGGAAGTTCTTAGGGGCGGAGAAAGAAGCCGATTCCTTAAGCCAATATCTAAAATCGGGAATAGAAAGAATTCACTTTCCACCATTAAAAATCTATGTTGAGATTTCGCCCCAACCATTAATCACCATTGGCAAAGATTCTTTTCTTTCCGACCTCTTAACCCACTGCGGATTGGAGAATATCTTTTCTGATTTAATTGAGGAATACCCAATGGTGAAGATAGAAGATGTGATAAAAAGAGATCCGGATGTTATCCTTATCCTCCATCCCTTAGCCGAAAAGGAAGATATGGCAAAGAGAATCGGTTTTGACAAGATAAAGGCGGTAAAAGAAGGGAAGATAATTTCTTCCTTCAATCCTGACCTTTTGCTCCGTCCGGGTCCGAGAATTGTTATCGGCTTGGATAGCCTAAAGAAAATCCTTGCGGCTAATCCCTAA
- a CDS encoding tRNA (adenine-N1)-methyltransferase → MIEEGELILLYHSENTQYLITLPKEGSFSTHKGMISLSEIKNKNFGDKILSHTQYPFYILRPTLKDLAMKAKRKTTIIYPKDAGFMLLHSIIFPGAKVLEVGTGSGAFTIILANFVRPMGRVYSYEIREEFIELAKENLKRAHLIEFVQFIQRDVAKDGFSEKDADCLFIDVAEPWQLVRASHSALKGGGTFASISPNMEQVQKTVRSLELEGFVRIKVFEILEREIMVRLTGTRPKERGITHTAYLVFAQKVNRETENERD, encoded by the coding sequence ATGATTGAAGAAGGGGAACTTATCCTTTTATACCATTCGGAGAATACCCAATACCTAATCACTTTACCGAAGGAAGGGAGTTTTTCCACTCATAAGGGGATGATTTCTCTTTCTGAGATAAAGAATAAAAATTTTGGGGATAAAATCCTATCCCATACCCAATACCCATTTTACATTTTAAGACCGACCCTAAAAGATTTAGCGATGAAGGCGAAGAGGAAGACGACGATAATCTATCCGAAGGATGCCGGTTTTATGCTCTTACATTCAATAATTTTTCCCGGGGCAAAGGTCTTAGAAGTGGGCACTGGTTCTGGTGCCTTCACCATTATCCTTGCCAATTTCGTCCGACCAATGGGAAGGGTCTATTCTTATGAGATAAGGGAAGAGTTTATAGAATTGGCGAAAGAAAACCTTAAACGCGCCCACCTTATAGAATTTGTCCAGTTTATTCAGCGCGATGTGGCAAAGGATGGCTTTTCGGAAAAGGATGCGGATTGTCTTTTCATTGATGTCGCGGAACCCTGGCAACTGGTTAGGGCTTCTCATTCTGCCCTTAAGGGTGGGGGGACATTTGCCTCTATTTCTCCAAATATGGAGCAGGTACAAAAGACTGTAAGAAGTTTGGAACTGGAAGGTTTTGTCCGGATAAAGGTCTTTGAGATTTTAGAAAGGGAGATTATGGTGCGCCTCACCGGAACAAGACCGAAGGAAAGGGGGATTACCCATACCGCTTATTTGGTCTTCGCCCAGAAGGTGAATCGGGAAACCGAGAATGAGAGGGATTAG